One genomic region from Quercus robur chromosome 4, dhQueRobu3.1, whole genome shotgun sequence encodes:
- the LOC126721398 gene encoding G-type lectin S-receptor-like serine/threonine-protein kinase At1g67520 has protein sequence MDNLKSGIGTKKWICVAIFTAIALLVIVFCILCYLLKQRAVVNQGSDETNGENGLLALLSLDPSINMNEILNEWNDGARFSVISYTCVMAATNNFSLENKLGEGGFGPVYKGKLAGGQTIAIKRLGQNSEQGLLEFKNELIVMPKLHHVNIVKLIGCCIHGEERMLFYEYMPNKSLDYFLFDSKRSKLLDWKKRFNIIEGIAQGLLYLHKYSRQRIIHRDLKAGNILLDQNKNPKISDFGVARIFKPDELEANTNVIVGTYGYMSPEYAMEGVFSIKSDVYSFGVLMLEIVSGRKNNSFYHVDYTLNLARYAWNLWEEGQGLELIDPSISDSCVKYKVLRWIHIGLLCIQNNTDDRPTMSDVLFMLRNDSTPLPLPKNQPFFFG, from the exons ATGGATAATCTTAAATCAG GTATAGGAACAAAGAAGTGGATATGCGTTGCAATTTTCACAGCCATTGCTCTACTCGTGATTGTTTTCTGCATATTGTGTTATCTACTCAAACAGAGAGCAGTTGTAAATCAAG GAAGTGATGAAACAAACGGTGAAAATGGATTGCTTGCTTTATTGAGCTTGGACCCATCTATCAACATGAATGAAATTCTAAATGAATGGAATGATGGAGCTCGTTTCAGTGTTATTAGCTATACATGTGTCATGGCTGCAACAAACAATTTTTcattagaaaacaagcttggagAAGGAGGCTTTGGGCCTGTGTATAAG GGAAAATTGGCAGGGGGGCAAACAATAGCTATAAAGCgattagggcaaaattcagaaCAAGGATTACTGGAGTTCAAGAATGAGCTAATAGTCATGCCTAAACTCCATCATGTGAATATTGTTAAACTTATTGGTTGTTGCATTCATGGAGAAGAGAGGATGTTGTTTTATGAATACATGCCCAACAAAAGTTTAGATTACTTTCTATTTG ATTCAAAGAGGAGCAAGTTATTAGATTGGAAAAAACGTTTCAACATAATTGAAGGAATCGCTCAAGGACTACTCTATCTCCATAAATATTCAAGACAAAGAATAATTCATAGAGATTTGAAAGCCGGTAACATACTCCTTGACCAAAACAAGAATCCTAAGATTTCTGATTTTGGCGTGGCACGAATTTTCAAACCAGATGAATTGGAAGCAAACACTAATGTAATTGTTGGAACATA TGGCTATATGTCTCCTGAGTATGCTATGGAAGGGGTGTTCTCTATAAAATCCGATGTCTATAGCTTTGGAGTCTTGATGCTTGAAATCGTGAGTGGTAGAAAAAACAATAGCTTCTACCATGTTGACTACACACTCAATTTAGCAAGATAT GCATGGAATTTATGGGAAGAAGGTCAAGGGCTAGAACTGATTGATCCTTCAATAAGTGATTCATGTGTCAAATATAAGGTGTTGAGATGGATCCATATTGGTCTCCTATGTATACAGAATAACACTGATGATCGGCCCACTATGTCAGATGTGTTATTTATGTTAAGAAATGATAGTACACCATTGCCTTTGCCAAAAaaccaaccatttttttttggatga
- the LOC126721396 gene encoding uncharacterized protein LOC126721396, whose product MDEAMENAMLNCGLNVCDNDSMSMLEGCPNNELLELLKTKKHARIGCSRHMTGDKSLFKSLKENVGNYVTFGDGSYAQVLSKWTVEILGLPLLKDVLYIKGLKANLLSITQICDEDFLVQFSKKGCIIIDEEGIQVLEGNRTTDNCYGVVPTTPISCRSARVDIEKSKACEKLEILCKRLQNEKGVSIVKIRSDHGKEFENSRFDSFCEKNGIKKEFSAPKTPQQNGVVERKNRVIQEMARVMLLKNWGEAVNTSCHIGNRIFFRVGIKKTAYEIWNGKKPKVKYLRVFGSRRYILNDRENLGKFDAKSDKGIFLKYSTTSRANRVFNKRTKTVMESINVEIDYAITKVEMVDDGEGLSKN is encoded by the exons ATGGATGAAGCTATGGAAAATGCTATGCTGAATTGTGGTTtaaatgtttgtgataatgactctatgagtaTGCTTGAAGGGTGTCCTAACAATGAACtcctagagttattaaaaacaaagaaacatgctagaat CGGCTGTTCTCGTCATATGACAGGAGATAAATCattgtttaagtcactcaaagagaATGTTGGTAACTATGTGACATTTGGCGATGGGAGTTATGCTCAAGTTCTCAGCAAATGGACTGTTGAGATACTGGGATTACCCCTATTAAAGGATGTCTTATACAtcaaagggctgaaggcaaatctcttaagcatcactcaaatatgtgatgaaGACTTCCTTGTTCAATTCTCAAAGAAGGGGTGCATAATCATtgatgaagaagggattcaagtcttggaAGGAAATAGGACTACCGACAATTGCTATGGAGTAGTTCCTACGACACCAATTTCctgtagaagtgctcgtgttgacat agaaaaatcgaAAGCATGTGAGAAATTGGAAATTCTATGCAAGAGACTACAAAACGAGAAAGGGGTTTCGATTGTCAAGATAAGGAGTGATCATGGCAAGGAGTTTGAGAATTCAAGATTTGACTCATTTTGTGAGAAGAATGGGATCAAAAAGGAATtttcagcccccaaaactcctcaacaaaatggggTGGTTGAGAGGAAAAATCGGGTGATTCAAGAAATGGCAAGAGTTATGCTACTCAAAAATTGGGGAGAAGCCGTGAACACCTCATGTCACATTGGTAATAGGATATTCTTCCGAGTGGGAATAAAGAAGACTGCTTATGaaatttggaatggaaagaagccgAAAGTGAAGTACTTACGAGTGTTTGGAAGCAGGCGTTACATTCTAAATGATCGGGAGAACCttggaaaatttgatgcaaaaagtgATAAAGGCATCTTCCTCAAGTATTCTACTACTAGTCGGGCAAATAGAGtattcaacaagagaacaaagacggTAATGGAATCCATCAATGTAGAAATTGATTATGCTATAACAAAGGTAGAGATggttgatgatggagaagggctAAGCAAGAATTGA
- the LOC126721395 gene encoding uncharacterized protein LOC126721395 translates to MATTNNIQGDKPCPTALERQIQTLTAAVECLTQQNHDLEEQLRQKNAGHDTQQEDQEGTSAKRRDQEGPEGSITPSRPKRQDMSRPSVTDMAPPHIVMEMQAMKKQMDIMMNALKGWVSSDLDDLVHRTDSPFITFVNSFPLPPKFYMPQVENYDGNKDPLDHLESFKTLMHLQGVPDKIMCRAIPTTLKGPARIWFSKLTPNSISTFKELSAQFASHFIRGHRYKKSTACLISIKQREDETLRSYIACFNKEALSIDEADDKILVAAFTNGLRKGKFLFSLYKNNSKTMSDMLYRATKYMNVEDMLLTREKRER, encoded by the coding sequence ATGGCAACCACCAATAACATTCAAGGAGACAAACCATGCCCaactgcccttgagagacaaATTCAAACTCTCACCGCGGCTGTGGAGTGCCTCACTCAACAAAACCACGATTTGGAAGAGCAGTTACGCCAAAAGAACGCGGGTCACGACACTCAGCAAGAGGACCAAGAAGGTACCAGTGCTAAGCGAAGGGACCAAGAGGGGCCGGAAGGTAGTATTACCCCAAGCAGACCAAAGCGACAAGATATGAGCCGTCCATCCGTCACAGATATGGCTCCACCCCATATTGTCatggagatgcaggcgatgaagaaACAGATGGACAtcatgatgaacgccctcaaAGGATGGGTGTCCAGTGACCTTGATGATCTGGTCCACCGAACCGACTCACCATTCATCACGttcgtcaactccttcccccttcCACCAAAGTTCTATATGCCACAGGTGGAAAACTACGACGGAAACAAAGACCCTCTAGATCATTTGGAGTCcttcaagaccttgatgcaccttcagggggtACCCGACAAGATCATGTGCAGAGCTATCCCCACCACGCTGAAGGGTCCTGCAAGGATATGGTTTAGCAAGTTGACGCCTAACTCTATCAGTACtttcaaggagctaagcgcCCAGTTTGCTTCGCATTTCATCAGGGGACACAGGTATAAGAAGTCTACAGCATGCTTGATAAGCATTAAGCAGCGGGAAGATGAGACGCTAAGGTCTTACATAGCATGCTTTAATAAAGAGGCGCTTTCAATCGAtgaagctgacgacaagatacttgtagcCGCTTTCACAAATGGGCTGCGGAAGGGTAAGTTCCTATTTTCACTATACAAGAACAACTCGAAGACTATGTCGGACATGCTTTACAGGGCAACCAAGTACATGAATGTTGAAGACATGCTTCTGACtcgagagaagagagaaaggtaG